The following is a genomic window from Rhizobium sp. NRK18.
TGAACATGGTGTCCAGCACGGTCACTTCAAGGCTTGCCGACTTGGTGATCGCCGCTTCGCCGGGCTCCAGGTAGACCTGCACGCCGTATTTCTCCGAGAAGGCTTTCAGGCGTGCGCAGAAGTCGTCGAGCGGATAGCCCTCGCCGGTGAAATGGATGCCGCCGCCGAGGCTGACCCAGTCGAGCCTGCCGATCAGGTGGCCGAACTGCGCCTCGATCTTGCCGAGCATGTCGGAGAACAAGCCGAGATCGCCGTTCTCGCAGTTGTTGTGGAACATGAAGCCGGAGATCTTGTCCATCACCGTCTCGATCCGGGCCGGATCCCATTCGCCGAGGCGCGAGAAGGGACGGGCCGGATCGGAGATCAGCCATTCGGAGGACGAGACGCGCGGATTGACGCGCAGCCCGCGCGTTCTGCCCTTCGACTGGTCGTCAAAGCGCGTCAGCTGGCCGATCGAGTTGAAGATGATCTTGTCGCAGTGGGCGATGACCTCATCGATCTCGTCGTCGGCGTAGGCGACCGAATAGGCATGCGTTTCGCCTGGAAATTTCTCGAAGCCGAGCTTCACCTCGTTCAGCGAGGACGAGGTCGTGCCGTCCATGTATTCGCTCATAAAGTCAAACACGCCCCAGGTGGCGAAGCACTTCAGGGCCAGGAGCGATTTCGCGCCGGATTGCTCTCGCACGTATTTGATCGTCTCCATGTTCTTCAGGAGTTTTGACTTGTCGATGAGGTAGTACGGGGTTTTCAGCATGGGCTCGCGGTCCGGCGCCTCTCTCTCGCGCCTAAGGCGCAGGGCGGCAAAGGGGTTCAACGGGTCGCTTCGGGCCGGTCCAAGTTGGCGGACTGCCCGAAATTTGAAAGCAGGTGGGCCCATAGCGCGTCCGGACCGATATCTCAATGGCAAATGTGGCGATCCGGGGCTTTCACTGCTGTCGAAGGGCGCGGAGCGACGAATCATCCGTGTCCCAAGATTTGAGGGCGTCTCTCCCAAATTCTTGCGATTCCGCAAATGCGATCCGCCGGTTAGATATATTCACAGATGCTGATGAACCGGTCTTCGAGCGAGGACTTCAGGGCCAAGCGGGATTGGCATCGGGTTTTGGTTGGGCAGCTTTGTCGCCCAATTGTGAGAGAGTTGACGTTGCTCCGGATATGGGGCCATTCGGTGCACGAGGTCGGCGGGCCTTGAGTCAACTCTCTCACACTCTCCCTTCCCTTCTGATCAAGATCAACGACATTTCAATACTCGCCTATCTATGGGCGGCCCAGTCGCGAGCACGGAGGGTGGCCAGCTCCGAAGAATTATGGGGAGATTCTGATATTTGCGGATTTTCCTGACCTTGGATTTTGTTCATAGGGTCAGGCATGCCTCTTCTGGCGCTCCGGATTCGACCCGGGCTCGCCAGCGGTGGCAAAAGCCTACGGGCCAGGCAACAACTGCCCGACAGGAGAGCCGGTGTGACGCATTCGGGGACGGGGAAATCCGGGTGCAATCAAGTGGCGGACCTAGACGCCGGCTCTCCCATTTCCCTTTCCAGAAACAAAAACGGACAGGAACCCGGCGGACGCTAATGCGACGGGTTCCTGTCCCGAGTTTCCTCCCACCGGTCGGGTGTGGAGGGGGAAAATCAGACGCGTTCGGTGGCGATGGCGATGCCCTGGCCGACGCCGATGCACATGGTCGAGAGCGCGTATCTGCCGCCGGACAAAGACAGTTCGAGTGCTGCCGTGCCTGTGATGCGGGCGCCGGACATGCCGAGCGGATGGCCGAGGGCGATCGCGCCGCCGTTCGGATTGACGCGCGGATCGTCGTCGGTGACGCCGAGTTCACGCAGGACGTAGAGGCCCTGGCTGGCAAAGGCTTCGTTGAGTTCGATGACGTCGAACTGGTCGATCGTCATGCCGAGGCGGGCAAGCAGCTTCGTGCTGGCCGGAACGGGGCCGCAACCCATGACACGCGGCGGAACGCCGGCGGTGGCACCACCGAGAATGCGGGCGATCGGGGTGAGGCCGTGCTTCTTCGCGGCAGCTTCCGAGGCGATGATCAGTGCGGCGGCGCCATCGTTGACGCCTGACGCGTTGCCGGCCGTCACGGTACCTTCGGGGAAGAGTGGACGCAGCTTGGCCAATGCCGCCATGTCGGTGCCGGCGCGCGGATGCTCGTCCTTTGCGACGACAACCGGGTCGCCCTTCTTCTGCGGAATGGTGACGGGCACGATTTCCTTCGCGAGGCGTCCATTTTCCTGGGCCGCCGTTGCCTTTGCTTGGGAGCGGACGGCCATGGCATCCTGGTCCTCGCGGCTGACGCCGAAGTCGCGGGCGACGTTTTCACCGGTTTCCGGCATGGAGTCGACGCCGTAGAGACGCTTCATCAACGGGTTGACGAAGCGCCAGCCGATGGTCGTGT
Proteins encoded in this region:
- the pcaF gene encoding 3-oxoadipyl-CoA thiolase, encoding MTEAFICAYVRTPIGRFGGSLSSVRADDLGAVPLKALMERHPSVDFEAVEDVIFGCANQAGEDNRNVARMSALLAGLPVPVPGTTINRLCGSGMDAIMTAARAIKAGEAELMIAGGVESMSRAPFVMPKADTAFSRHAEIHDTTIGWRFVNPLMKRLYGVDSMPETGENVARDFGVSREDQDAMAVRSQAKATAAQENGRLAKEIVPVTIPQKKGDPVVVAKDEHPRAGTDMAALAKLRPLFPEGTVTAGNASGVNDGAAALIIASEAAAKKHGLTPIARILGGATAGVPPRVMGCGPVPASTKLLARLGMTIDQFDVIELNEAFASQGLYVLRELGVTDDDPRVNPNGGAIALGHPLGMSGARITGTAALELSLSGGRYALSTMCIGVGQGIAIATERV
- the nspC gene encoding carboxynorspermidine decarboxylase, with the protein product MLKTPYYLIDKSKLLKNMETIKYVREQSGAKSLLALKCFATWGVFDFMSEYMDGTTSSSLNEVKLGFEKFPGETHAYSVAYADDEIDEVIAHCDKIIFNSIGQLTRFDDQSKGRTRGLRVNPRVSSSEWLISDPARPFSRLGEWDPARIETVMDKISGFMFHNNCENGDLGLFSDMLGKIEAQFGHLIGRLDWVSLGGGIHFTGEGYPLDDFCARLKAFSEKYGVQVYLEPGEAAITKSASLEVTVLDTMFNGKNLAIVDSSIEAHMLDLLIYRQSAKLEPNTGDHEYMVCGKSCLAGDIFGEFRFETELKAGDRISIADAAGYTMVKKNWFNGVKMPAIAIRELDGTVRVVREFSYDDYVASLS